One part of the Bdellovibrio bacteriovorus genome encodes these proteins:
- a CDS encoding SdiA-regulated domain-containing protein, producing MKTQIVLATLLSLSTSAFAAETVSVQKALPEVGSNLSGITYNYDSDSYFLIQNNSGNIFEYKADFTKPVRTIRMTNLTDADTEDIVYLGNNQYAISTESNQVLILKIDEVQTTVDVRDSRDDVQMMQLPAPAKHNKGLEGVCFSKKHNTFYAVQEKKPKRIFEWTRPSHGNDIADAAALGVKEPFDTEKILKHVMSDLSACIYDDKNDQLLLLSHESSRVMRLNRQGQVVSTTDLPLLPDQYEGMTFSKDGKLIVVSEPNIVVILK from the coding sequence ATGAAAACTCAAATCGTTCTGGCCACTTTGCTGTCCTTATCCACATCTGCTTTCGCAGCCGAAACAGTTTCGGTCCAAAAAGCTTTGCCCGAGGTCGGCAGCAATCTTTCCGGGATCACATACAATTACGACAGTGATTCTTACTTTCTGATTCAGAACAATTCAGGAAATATTTTTGAATACAAAGCCGACTTTACCAAACCCGTGCGCACGATCCGCATGACCAATCTGACTGACGCAGACACCGAAGACATCGTATATCTGGGCAACAATCAGTATGCGATCAGCACGGAATCAAACCAGGTGCTGATTTTGAAAATTGATGAGGTTCAAACGACGGTGGATGTTCGCGACTCCCGCGACGATGTGCAAATGATGCAACTTCCGGCTCCAGCGAAGCACAACAAGGGACTGGAAGGAGTATGTTTTTCAAAGAAACACAACACGTTCTATGCCGTTCAGGAGAAAAAGCCCAAGCGCATCTTTGAATGGACCCGCCCTTCTCATGGCAATGACATCGCCGACGCTGCGGCTTTGGGTGTGAAAGAACCGTTCGATACCGAAAAGATTCTAAAACACGTGATGAGCGATCTGTCGGCGTGCATTTATGACGATAAAAATGACCAGTTGCTGCTGCTAAGCCACGAATCTTCCCGCGTGATGCGACTGAACCGTCAGGGACAGGTGGTCAGCACCACAGATCTTCCACTGCTTCCAGATCAATACGAAGGAATGACGTTCTCGAAAGACGGAAAGCTCATCGTGGTCAGCGAACCCAACATCGTGGTGATCCTGAAATAG
- a CDS encoding tyrosine-protein phosphatase: MKLQGGINFRDMGGYLTTDGRRVKKNRLYRSGSLSRLTAEDCAQLESLGVTDILDYRDLKESAADKDVVWNGARYECHPANPESHSVKNDNHDFWADENLRVIPHDFMESLYKQLPFANRAYHRLFERVQPLETGALVQHCAVGKDRTGVGSALMLLSLGVSRDAVLEDYLRTEQTLQPFREQVLSKVESKLSTKGLENLHYLMSVKENFLGSALDAIHERYGSMDRYFAVEYSLTPEKLAALKKNYLE; this comes from the coding sequence ATGAAACTTCAGGGCGGAATCAATTTCAGGGACATGGGTGGGTATCTGACAACGGACGGCAGACGGGTTAAAAAAAACCGTCTATATCGTTCCGGCTCCCTGTCTCGTTTGACGGCTGAAGACTGTGCTCAGTTGGAATCTCTTGGGGTGACTGATATTCTGGATTATCGCGATCTGAAAGAGTCCGCCGCCGACAAAGATGTGGTTTGGAATGGGGCTCGGTATGAATGCCATCCGGCCAATCCGGAATCTCACTCTGTCAAAAACGACAATCACGATTTTTGGGCCGATGAAAACCTGCGTGTGATTCCCCATGACTTTATGGAAAGCCTGTATAAGCAGCTGCCTTTTGCCAATCGCGCTTATCACAGATTGTTTGAACGTGTGCAGCCCCTTGAAACGGGCGCGTTGGTTCAGCACTGTGCTGTCGGTAAAGATCGCACGGGTGTTGGTTCGGCTTTGATGTTGTTGTCTTTGGGAGTGTCCCGTGACGCTGTTTTGGAAGATTATCTGCGCACCGAGCAGACCCTGCAGCCGTTCCGGGAACAAGTCTTAAGCAAAGTTGAATCCAAGCTGTCCACCAAGGGGCTTGAGAACCTGCATTACCTGATGTCAGTAAAAGAGAACTTCCTGGGTTCGGCCTTGGATGCAATTCATGAGCGTTACGGCAGTATGGATCGCTATTTTGCCGTCGAATATTCCCTGACCCCTGAAAAGCTCGCCGCTTTGAAAAAGAACTATCTGGAATAG
- the lipB gene encoding lipoyl(octanoyl) transferase LipB: MADLIFQDWGLINYDEALKKQNDLVEKVHNEDLPGFLVFCTHPPVVTVGRATQAEDIFAWQGPLVEVTRGGRATYHGPSQLVIYPILNLSHTRKGRKDREINPYLKVFEDAIVDVLKTYGLNGIEGRSSAKQNLNRHDADDTGVWVQDHKIASVGVGVRKWVAFHGAAINLTFDEKAFQGLRPCGFPPEVMISLEQLLKAPVDVKEFKEKLKRRLLEVL; the protein is encoded by the coding sequence ATGGCTGATCTGATTTTTCAGGATTGGGGACTTATCAACTATGATGAGGCCTTAAAAAAACAAAATGACCTGGTGGAAAAGGTGCATAACGAAGACCTTCCGGGCTTTCTTGTGTTCTGCACGCATCCTCCGGTGGTGACTGTGGGTCGCGCCACTCAGGCCGAGGATATCTTTGCCTGGCAAGGCCCGCTGGTGGAAGTCACTCGTGGAGGCCGCGCCACTTATCACGGTCCCAGCCAGCTTGTGATCTACCCGATTTTGAATCTTTCCCACACCCGCAAGGGTCGCAAAGACCGCGAGATCAATCCTTACTTGAAAGTGTTTGAAGACGCCATTGTCGACGTGTTGAAAACTTATGGACTCAACGGCATCGAAGGTCGCTCTTCGGCCAAACAAAACCTGAACCGCCATGATGCCGATGACACGGGTGTCTGGGTGCAAGATCACAAGATCGCCTCTGTTGGCGTGGGTGTGCGCAAATGGGTCGCCTTCCACGGAGCGGCCATCAATCTGACTTTTGATGAGAAGGCCTTCCAAGGGCTTCGTCCCTGCGGCTTCCCACCGGAGGTGATGATCAGCCTTGAACAACTGCTCAAGGCGCCGGTCGACGTGAAGGAATTTAAAGAAAAACTGAAACGCCGTTTGCTGGAAGTGCTTTGA
- a CDS encoding DoxX family protein produces MKTLLSKLIAPRNFNTKMDDFALTVLRVFIGLTMAFSHGLGKVPPPEMLVEGVRSMGFPAPEFFAWCAGLAEFAGGILLALGLLTRPAAAFMVFTMVVAVFGVHAADPFVKKEMGLLYLFTGLFFVLHGAGRWSVDHLITKKK; encoded by the coding sequence ATGAAAACACTGCTGAGCAAACTGATTGCACCTAGAAATTTCAATACCAAGATGGATGATTTTGCGCTGACTGTACTGCGCGTGTTCATTGGTCTGACGATGGCATTCTCTCACGGTTTGGGGAAAGTTCCTCCGCCAGAGATGCTGGTGGAAGGTGTTCGCTCTATGGGCTTCCCGGCGCCGGAATTCTTTGCATGGTGTGCGGGCCTGGCTGAATTTGCCGGGGGTATTTTGCTGGCGTTGGGTCTGTTGACTCGTCCGGCAGCGGCTTTCATGGTGTTCACGATGGTCGTAGCCGTCTTTGGTGTGCACGCCGCCGATCCGTTTGTGAAGAAGGAAATGGGTCTGTTGTACCTGTTCACGGGTTTGTTCTTTGTGTTGCACGGGGCGGGCCGCTGGTCCGTCGATCACCTGATCACGAAAAAGAAGTAA
- a CDS encoding BLUF domain-containing protein: MSGVFHLVYFSKAAEDLSYTDIREILEVSRRNNARLGITGLLIFRDGYFVQLLEGDEAPVRNVLTAIRDDDRNYSVKVLIEAIGAERLFPDWSMAFHDGDITTASSEHLVELFESVSASDLSKRALIMPILKKFRASAPELK, translated from the coding sequence ATGAGCGGAGTCTTCCATCTGGTCTACTTCAGCAAGGCCGCCGAGGATCTGAGCTACACGGACATCCGTGAGATCCTCGAAGTGTCCCGAAGAAACAATGCCCGCCTGGGCATTACGGGTCTGCTGATTTTTCGTGATGGATATTTCGTTCAGCTTCTGGAAGGGGACGAGGCTCCGGTGCGCAACGTACTGACTGCCATCCGTGACGATGATCGAAATTATTCCGTCAAAGTTTTGATTGAAGCCATCGGGGCAGAACGTCTGTTCCCGGACTGGTCCATGGCATTTCATGACGGCGATATCACCACAGCATCCAGCGAGCATCTGGTGGAATTGTTTGAATCAGTATCCGCCAGTGATCTGAGCAAGCGTGCGCTGATCATGCCAATCCTGAAAAAGTTCCGCGCCTCCGCCCCCGAGTTAAAATAA
- a CDS encoding MaoC family dehydratase, translating into MAEVIDVGFEAKVTVQVTDKMIQQFAELSGDHNPIHLNDEYASKTRFGRRIAHGMIVGALISRALVDGIGQGGIYLAQNMKFVNPVFVDDTIVITIKITGLRKEKGIATVETNVAKVNGDVVVKGDAVIMMSTTGPAGI; encoded by the coding sequence ATGGCTGAAGTGATTGATGTAGGATTTGAAGCAAAGGTAACTGTGCAAGTGACGGACAAAATGATCCAGCAATTTGCGGAGCTATCCGGAGACCACAATCCAATTCATTTGAATGATGAATACGCATCAAAAACCCGTTTTGGTCGTCGTATCGCTCACGGTATGATCGTCGGCGCTCTGATTTCCAGAGCGCTGGTTGATGGTATCGGTCAGGGTGGTATTTACCTTGCTCAAAATATGAAATTCGTTAATCCGGTATTCGTTGATGATACGATTGTTATCACCATCAAAATCACCGGTTTGAGAAAAGAAAAAGGCATCGCGACGGTTGAAACGAACGTGGCGAAGGTTAATGGTGACGTTGTGGTTAAGGGTGATGCCGTGATCATGATGTCTACGACTGGCCCTGCCGGCATATGA
- a CDS encoding PhoH family protein, protein MDYNYGGCPLSKAKRRKIVVDTNVILFDSQAILRFGEADVHIPISVIEEVDKFKRDQGENGRNARQFSRFIDVLRSKGSLASGVQIDNSETMVYINTDLMLAGMPSELDHQKADNRILNTALALQKQHPRYKVELITKDINLRIKADVYGVIANDYDANDINRDDLYEGYQEIMVSPEQIDAFYREKRFITDVKLYGNQYVIMKDAANPNHSAIGRYSLADKAIVPLMQAADSIWGIHARNVEQAFALDCLLNDEIMFVSLVGKAGTGKTLMAIAAGLHKTLDQGQFQRLLVSRPIFPMGRDIGYLPGDIEQKLNPWMQPIFDNVEFLMGADKKAAGRAQELINQGMLNIEPLTYIRGRSIPKQYLIVDEAQNLTPHEIKTIVTRAGRGTKVVLTGDVYQIDNPYVDSANSGLTYAVERFKGHPIAAHVTLTKGERSELAELAANIL, encoded by the coding sequence ATGGACTATAACTACGGAGGGTGTCCATTGAGCAAAGCTAAGCGCAGAAAAATTGTTGTCGATACGAACGTGATCCTTTTCGATTCCCAGGCAATCCTGAGATTCGGTGAGGCTGACGTACACATTCCTATCTCTGTTATCGAGGAAGTCGACAAGTTCAAACGTGACCAGGGTGAAAACGGTCGAAATGCGCGTCAGTTCAGCCGCTTTATCGACGTTCTTCGGTCCAAGGGCTCATTGGCCAGCGGTGTTCAGATCGACAACTCCGAAACCATGGTATACATCAACACGGATCTGATGCTGGCAGGTATGCCGTCAGAGCTGGATCATCAGAAAGCGGACAACCGTATTCTGAACACAGCTTTGGCTTTGCAAAAGCAGCACCCGCGCTACAAGGTTGAGCTGATCACCAAAGACATCAACCTGCGTATCAAGGCGGATGTTTACGGTGTCATTGCCAATGACTATGATGCCAACGATATCAACCGTGATGATCTTTACGAGGGTTATCAGGAGATCATGGTGTCTCCAGAGCAGATTGATGCCTTCTATCGCGAAAAACGCTTCATCACAGACGTGAAACTTTATGGCAATCAGTACGTGATCATGAAAGATGCGGCGAACCCGAATCATTCTGCGATTGGTCGTTACAGCCTGGCGGACAAGGCCATTGTTCCTTTGATGCAGGCCGCTGATTCCATCTGGGGTATTCATGCCCGAAATGTCGAGCAAGCCTTCGCATTGGACTGTTTGCTGAATGATGAAATCATGTTTGTATCCCTGGTGGGTAAAGCCGGTACGGGTAAAACATTGATGGCGATTGCCGCGGGTCTTCATAAAACTTTGGATCAAGGGCAGTTCCAGCGTTTGCTGGTGTCCCGTCCGATTTTCCCTATGGGACGCGATATCGGTTACCTGCCTGGTGACATCGAGCAGAAATTGAATCCTTGGATGCAGCCTATCTTCGATAACGTCGAATTTTTGATGGGTGCGGACAAAAAAGCAGCGGGGCGTGCGCAAGAATTGATCAATCAGGGGATGCTGAACATTGAGCCTCTGACTTACATTCGCGGTCGCAGCATTCCGAAGCAGTACCTGATCGTCGACGAAGCACAAAACTTGACTCCGCACGAGATCAAGACAATTGTTACGCGTGCCGGTCGAGGGACAAAGGTTGTCCTTACGGGCGACGTCTATCAGATCGATAATCCTTACGTGGATTCCGCGAACAGCGGTTTGACCTATGCGGTTGAGAGATTCAAGGGCCACCCAATTGCGGCCCATGTGACTCTGACCAAAGGTGAAAGATCTGAGCTGGCCGAGCTGGCAGCAAATATCTTGTAG
- a CDS encoding PilZ domain-containing protein — MGKVLDITPRLRSQNSLENKGIEVRAEVLDITEARQEILSRDRRDVKRTILTEFVGAFVVLPEKGLLKAALYDISENGLAFDLELAEGGFVAGDEVAMRVYLNHSTYFPFTITVSNSRAIEDEGVVRHGAGFVKGTMNDVALHHFVKFIENVSASLKTDSGDVLVSHIS; from the coding sequence ATGGGGAAAGTTCTCGATATTACGCCACGCCTAAGATCTCAGAATTCTTTGGAAAACAAGGGAATTGAGGTCCGCGCGGAAGTTCTCGACATTACAGAGGCCCGCCAGGAAATTTTGAGCCGGGACCGTCGTGACGTAAAAAGAACAATTTTAACTGAATTCGTGGGAGCTTTTGTCGTACTTCCTGAAAAGGGCCTTTTGAAGGCCGCGCTATACGACATTTCGGAAAACGGTTTGGCTTTTGATCTGGAGCTGGCTGAAGGCGGCTTTGTGGCCGGGGATGAAGTGGCGATGCGAGTGTATTTGAATCACTCCACGTACTTCCCATTCACGATCACTGTGTCCAACAGCCGTGCCATCGAAGACGAAGGCGTTGTTCGTCATGGTGCCGGTTTTGTCAAAGGCACGATGAATGATGTAGCGCTTCATCACTTTGTGAAGTTCATCGAAAACGTCAGTGCGAGTCTGAAAACAGATTCCGGCGACGTTCTTGTTTCTCACATCTCCTGA